The genomic DNA CCTTGTCCGTATAATAGTCGAAGCAATACCAGCTATAAAGATGTTCCACCAAGGACTCTCTTTGCAGGATTGCCCCACTGTCCGTATCAAAGTACTGCACACTTCCTCCTACGACCTTGTTGTTCCGATTTATCCGAGGCAACACCGTGCCACAGTGTCCGTTCACCAGTTTGGTGACGGCACCCAAATGAAATCCCATCATCAAGCGACCAATGCCCGACAACAGTTTGGAATCATAACCAGCCATCTTATCCAGATAATCCGTAAGGGAAGAATAATGGCATCCTATATCCTGTTTGGATATCTCTATCAACATCTGATCATTGGGCTCGGCCTTGCTCACCGACATTCTCTTTAAGTCCTGATTTTCCATTTTTGCTATGCGTTTTATGCAGTTTATGCACTTATGCATATTGCATAAACTGCATAAAGTGAATAATCAACGGTTCAAGAGCCTTGACACCTTGCTTTGGGTGATACCGCATTCCCTGGCTATGTCCTGCTGTTTCATGCCCTGCGAGGACAATTCCCTGACCCTTGATTTCAGTTCCTCACGCCCACTGGTACCTATTGTTTCCAGATGGGCGGCCTCCGTGTCATAGCCGCGAAAGGTAAAGCAAAGATTGCCGTCCTTGTTCTTGGCTCGCTCATACAGAGCCACATTGTCGGCATCGAGCACAACTTCGCCGTTGCGCCACTTGCACTGCTTCACATAGACCAACGACTTGTCACGGACTGACTGCCCCAGTCCCACGGCATCGTCTATCAACTGGTTGAGTTTGGCGGAGCCTTGTATGGCCGACAGGGAAAGAGGAACTGAACTGGAGAACATCTTGGGAACATGGTTGAGGACGACCAGCGTCCAGTTATACTTCCGTTTCAAGGCGTTCAGCGATGCCATGAGCGAGCCCGCGTCAGAGCTTTTGTCGAGCGACTGGCTGAGGGCGGTAATATTGTCGATGAACACCACCTCCGCAAGATTCGCCACGGCTGCTTTTTCTATTCCCTTCAATACATCATCAACGAGATTGTCCCTGTCCATCTCCGCACGGAAGAAAGTAGGAGGGAAGTCCGAAACCTCGTACCGCAGGGCCAGCTGACGCAGCGTCATCTCAAAGTCGGCGTAGAGTACGCGCTTCCCCTGTGCGGCAATATCTCTTGCCACCTGCATGGCGAAGATGGTCTTGCCGATACCTGACTGTCCGAAGATGATGCAAAGGTCACCTTCGAGGACAATATTGGGATAGAGTACCACAAGAGGGGGAAGCGACTTGCCTTTCCTTACACAGTCATTCATGGAAGACACATGAAAGCCACCGGCATCAATGGCTCCCTGTTCCTGCAACTCATGAAAGGAGGACCGGATGTAATCCACGTCTACCGGTTGGCGAAGCGTCTTAATCAGTTCATCCATAGCATTACCCTATTGATTATTTGCGTTAGTAGGAAGCCCTTTGGAAATCAATGCGTCCACCTCCTGCTTAGAATACAGGTTGTGCCTACCAATCTTATGCACCTGAATGTCCCCACGCTTCTCCATACGCCAGAGCGTGGTATAAGTAATGTGAAGGTGTGCACAAAGCTCGTTACGGGTCAAATACTCGGTGGATGCTGTCGAAACAGGTTCTTTCAGCAGATTCTTGCCCACCATCATCTCTAATACTTCTGCAATGGCCTCCTTGAGGTCTTCCTTTTGCAGCATAATGAAATTACCTTGCATAACACGAAATTTAAAAGTTATGCTGCAAATATCACAGGTGGAAAAGTGGCTGCAAGTGGCACCTAAAGAAAAATGTAACCTTTGATATTTTTGTGAATAATCCACTGATATACAATAGCTTCCAATGTGCGGTTTTACTCTGTATTTTGGCCAACGACAGATAAGTGGGGATAAGTGGGCGTGTTTGGGAATCACATGGTATCGTATGAAACGCACAAATAGCGTATTTCCGAAGTGGAGATACGCTATTTGAGTATAGGATAGATATAGAAAATTGTCATGTACGACTATATTTCCTGAAAAGATGCCGAATCTGTTCCATCTTTTTACGGTACTCTTCTGTCACGCTATCGCTCCCTTTGTACTTCTTGTTAATATTTTCAACTTTATAGCCACATTCTTTGGCTATATCTTCGAACCAAGTGGCACGAATATCCTCGGGCAACAAGAGAGATAAATCATGAAGAATTTTATACATGAGCATTCTTTTCTGTGAGCATTCTGAGAGGTAATCTATATGCGATCTGTGGGTAATAATGCTTTTGAATTCTTCTGGTGTGGTTATGTTTTTGAATATTTTTCCGTTAAAACTCTCATAAAGTTCTTCCATCAAGTCATCAGGGAAATGATAATCATTTTCTACCTTAGATACAATTGGTGAGAAATTGTTCGTATTATCTTTATGGCCGTCCTGCCCATTTGCCATTTATCCACTACAGCTTTCTTTCTCGGCCACATAAAACAATGTGCCCTCATGCCGACCAAAGTTAATTGTGTATTTGCGGAACATATCAAAGTTCCATTCGTCACGATTGACATTATCAAATGATTTTAATTTTTCTGCTAATTGCACAAAGTCCGTATGCTCATAGAGACGATCCAGATCGTATCTCCGGCAGTAATTGTATACCAAAGTAAAGCCATTCACATACCAGCGACTTATTTACGAACTTTGCAAATCGCCTTCTCTACTATCCGTGAAGGCAGAATATTTCTCAAAAATGCGTTGTAGTTGAGTCTGTGTATCAAAAGTAATCATAGCCTGTCTTGGTGACTTATCCCATTGGGCGATAAAAAGTGAATATCCATCAACAGCCTTTGAACTGAAGTTCTGGTAATCACCCTTAAAGAAAGGGGTAATCTTTTCTTGAAAGAAATCGTGCAATGTCATACGCTAAATGATTATTTGGCTTTATAGGTTCGGTTCTTATTACTTCCACAGGCTTCTATTAGTCCTTGTTCCACTAAGGAACTGAGATA from Prevotella melaninogenica includes the following:
- a CDS encoding AAA family ATPase, producing MDELIKTLRQPVDVDYIRSSFHELQEQGAIDAGGFHVSSMNDCVRKGKSLPPLVVLYPNIVLEGDLCIIFGQSGIGKTIFAMQVARDIAAQGKRVLYADFEMTLRQLALRYEVSDFPPTFFRAEMDRDNLVDDVLKGIEKAAVANLAEVVFIDNITALSQSLDKSSDAGSLMASLNALKRKYNWTLVVLNHVPKMFSSSVPLSLSAIQGSAKLNQLIDDAVGLGQSVRDKSLVYVKQCKWRNGEVVLDADNVALYERAKNKDGNLCFTFRGYDTEAAHLETIGTSGREELKSRVRELSSQGMKQQDIARECGITQSKVSRLLNR
- a CDS encoding DUF6371 domain-containing protein, which codes for MHKCINCIKRIAKMENQDLKRMSVSKAEPNDQMLIEISKQDIGCHYSSLTDYLDKMAGYDSKLLSGIGRLMMGFHLGAVTKLVNGHCGTVLPRINRNNKVVGGSVQYFDTDSGAILQRESLVEHLYSWYCFDYYTDKEVFFGEHLLSGNPVAIITEEKAALLGTLAEPSVDWLAVGEGCNLTNGMMSKLAGKRVVLFPDDISCDYWKEQFGARFKVDRGFVHRDINRYLIDRIRGRGSP
- a CDS encoding helix-turn-helix transcriptional regulator: MQGNFIMLQKEDLKEAIAEVLEMMVGKNLLKEPVSTASTEYLTRNELCAHLHITYTTLWRMEKRGDIQVHKIGRHNLYSKQEVDALISKGLPTNANNQ